In Serratia liquefaciens ATCC 27592, the genomic stretch ACCCGTAACAGCTGGTACGCCGGCAAAGGCGAATATGATTTCTCGCACGAGGTGAAAGAGGCGATGTCCGGCTGTCTGGCCTGCAAAGCCTGTTCTACCCAATGCCCGATCAAGATTGACGTGCCGGGCTTCCGTTCGCGTTTCCTGCAGCTTTACCACACGCGTTATCTGCGGCCGGCGCGTGACTATATGGTTGCCGGAGTAGAGAGCTATACGCCGCTGATGGCGAAAGCGCCCAAGGTGTTCAACTTCTTCTTCCGTCAGCCCTGGGTACGTGAGCTAAGCCGCAATACTGTCGGCATGATTGATTTGCCGATGCTCTCCAGCCCGACGCTGCGTCAACAGCTTTCCGGCCATGGTGCTACGACCATGACGTTGGAACAGCTTGAAGCGCTGAATGCTGAACAACGCGAGCAGCACGTTTTGATCGTGCAGGATCCCTTCACCAGCTATTACGATGCCAAAGTGGTGGCGGACTTTGTACGGCTGGTGGAAAAGCTCGGCTACCGGCCGGTGCTGCTGCCGTTTTCTCCGAATGGCAAGGCGCAACATATCAAAGGATTCCTGACGCGCTTTGCTCGTACTGCGCGCAAAACCGCCGACTTCCTCAATCGGGTGGCAAAACTTGGCATGCCGCTGGTGGGGGTCGATCCGGCGCTGGTGCTGTGTTATCGCGATGAATATAACGAGATCCTGGGGGAAACCCGCGGGGACTTCCAGGTGCAACTGGTGCACGAATGGTTGCAGCAACTGCTGGCCGAGCGGGCTGAACAGCCTGCTACCGGTGAGGCCTGGTATCTGTTCGGTCACTGTACTGAAACCACCGCCTTACCGGCCAGCGGTCAGCACTGGACGTCGATCTTTGCTCGCTTCGGCGCCAGGCTGGAAAATGTCAGCGTAGGCTGCTGCGGCATGGCGGGTACTTACGGGCATGAAGTGAAGAACCTGCAGAATTCGCTCGGCATTTATGAGCTATCATGGCACCAGGCATTGCAACGTTTGCCGCGGCAACGTTGTCTGGCGACCGGTTACTCCTGTCGCAGCCAGGTCAAACGCATTGAGGGTAACGGTGTACGGCACCCATTACAGGCACTTCTGGAGATGATTGAGTGAAACTGTGGAAACGAGAAACGACGCTGGAACAATTAAACCAGGCTGGTGAAGGCTGTATGGTCAGCCATGTGGGGATCCAGTTTACTCGAATGGAAGAGGATTACCTTGAGGCTACCATGCCTGTGGACCACCGTACGCGGCAGCCGTTTGGTTTGTTGCACGGTGGGGCCTCGGTGGTGCTGGCGGAGTCGATGGGATCGATGGCTGGTTACCTGTGCAGCGAGGGCGATCAGAAAGTAGTAGGGCTGGAGATCAATGCCAACCACCTGCGAGCGGTGTTTGAAGGCCAGGTACGCGGAGTTTGTCGCGCACTGCATGTTGGTCGTCGGCATCAGGTGTGGCAGATTGAAATCTTCGATTCGCGCGACCGCCTTTGCTGCACTTCGCGTTTAACCACCGCAGTGATCGATTAAGTTTCCTTCCCCCGCAGGCATTCCGGCCTGCGGGTTTCTTGTCAGTCGGCGGGGTTACAGCTGAAACGGCACCCGCTTGACGAAGTCCTTCTGGAAGGCGTTCGCTTTCTCCCAGGTGCCTTCCATCGCGTATTTCTGGCAGATCAGGGTCAGGGTATGGCGGGCAAAATGGTAGCTCTGAACCCGAAACAGCTGGCAGCGCTGCGGATTGTTGATTTCCACGATCAGCCGATTATGCAGCTTGCTCAACGCGTGCAGATAGCTTTCATCATCGCCGTTTTCCAGGCACAGATTGGCCATGTTGAGGCTGACGTTGTTGTAGCGTTTCAGGTGGTTGATATTGCACTCCGGCCGCTTGAGCGACGCTTCTGCCATGTAGAAATCTACCGTGGCGTCACGCACGCTGAACTTATAGTCATCAATTTTGCCCAGCAGCCACGCATTCATCGAGATATTCATTTGCCCGCGCTCAATTTGTAATTGAATGATAATCATTATCATATTTACTGGCGCGTTTACGATCAATCATTCTGTTGAAATTTTTATCGCGGCAGGGGGATGCATTGAGCGCACGGCGACCCAATATGGTCAGTAACGACTAAACTTTAGTCATAGAGCGTGCGAATTGTCTGCCTGCAGTGAAGCGCGAAAGAGTGGGAAAAGTCCCTTATTGTCGATAAACGCATTTTTAAGACAGACAAAATTCAGAAATAGGTATTTTCTATGAATGTTTA encodes the following:
- the menI gene encoding 1,4-dihydroxy-2-naphthoyl-CoA hydrolase — protein: MKLWKRETTLEQLNQAGEGCMVSHVGIQFTRMEEDYLEATMPVDHRTRQPFGLLHGGASVVLAESMGSMAGYLCSEGDQKVVGLEINANHLRAVFEGQVRGVCRALHVGRRHQVWQIEIFDSRDRLCCTSRLTTAVID